From the genome of Agromyces intestinalis:
GGCCGGCGTGCCGGGCGGGGTGCACCTCGAGATCGACAAGCACGTCCCGATCGCGGGCGGCATGGGCGGGGGCTCGGCGGATGCCGCGGCCGCCCTCGTGGCGTGCGACGCCCTGTGGGGCACGGCGCTCTCGAAGGACGACCTGCACGCGATGGCGGCCGAGCTCGGCGCCGACGTGCCGTTCGCCCTCACCGGCGGCACCGCGATCGGCACGGGCCGCGGCGATCGGCTGAGCCCTGCGCTGGCGACCGGATCGTTCCACTGGGTACTGGTGGTCGCCGACCACGGCCTGTCGACGCCCGCCGTGTACGCCGAGCTCGATCGCATCCGCGAGGAGCAGCTCGGCACCGGTCGACGCGGACCGGCCGCGGCTCCGGCCGGCTCGCCGGTCGTCGACCCCGAGGTGCTGCACGCACTGCGCGCCGGCGACCCCGAGCTGCTCGCGCGTGCGGTGCGCAACGACCTGCAGCATGCCGCGCTGCGGCTGGCGCCCGACCTGGCCGAGCTCCTCGACCTCGGCGTCTCGCTCGGAGCGCTGAGCGGCCTCGTGTCGGGGTCGGGCCCCACCGTGGCGTTCCTCACCGAGAGCGCCGAGTCGGCCATCGAGCTGCAGGTCGCGCTGTCGGCCGCGCGGCGCACCGCGCTGCACGTGCACGGCCCGGTCGGCGGCACCCGCATCGTGCACGGCTGAGGCGTGCGCTCAGCACGGCCAGATCCAGCTCAGAACGGCCAGATCAACGGCACGACCAGCACCGCGAACGCGATGAACACGATCGCGAGCGGCAGGCCGAGCCGCCAGTAGTCACCGAACCGATAGCCGCCCGGCTGCATCACCATGAGGTTCACGGGCGTGGCGATCGGGGTGAGGAAGGCGGCCGCGCCGGCGACAGTGAGCGCCATCATGAACGGCTGCACGCTCACGTCGAGCATCGCCGAGACCGAGACGGCGATCGGGGCGACGACGAGCACGGTCGCGACGTTCGAGATGAACTGTCCGAGGGCGACGGTCACGACGCACAGCACGAGCAGGACGAGGTGCGGGGATGCCCCGCCGGTCATGGCGACCGCGAGGTCGGCGAACCACTCCGCCGCACCGGTCGACACGATCGCCGTCGACAGCGGGATCATGCCGGCGATCAGCACGACCGTGGTCCACGAGATCGATCGGTACACCTGGGGAACGCTGAGCACGCCAGTGAGCACGAGCGCGCCCGCCGCGGCGAGCCCGGCGACGGCCGGCGGCACGAGCCCGGTCGCCAGCAGCACGACCATGGCCGCGAGGATGATCACCGAACGCCACGCGCCGCGGCTGAACGGCACCCCGCGCTGCAGCGTGCCCGGCGCGCTCACCGCGATCACCTCGGGCGACTGCACGTAGCGCTCGAGTGCGGGCCACGGCCCCTGCACGAGCACGGCGTCACCCGCGCGCAGCGTGAGGTAACCCGCGGGGTCGGCCTGGGTGGCATTCGGGCCGCCGTCGTCGCCACGGCGAACGGCGAGGATGAGCAGGTCCTCGCGGAGTGTGCGCATGCCCGCGCAGACGCGACGGCCGATGAGCGGCGAGCGCGGGGCGATGAGCACCTCGGTGACGCCCTCATCGGCCGTGAAGAGCGACGTGGTGTCGAGCGACACCGCGTACTCGTCGCGGAATGTGCGAGCCGCCTCCTCGGTGTCGCGCGAGCCCTCGACGGTCGCGGGCCGGCGCTCGGGCAGCAGTCGGCCCCCGGCGAGCGCCACGATCGCGGTCGTGCACAGCACGATCGGCACGCCGATGAGCGCGAACTCGAAGAACCCGAACGCCCGGCCGCCGGCCGCGACCGCGGTGTCGGACACGAGGGGGTTCACGGGCGTGCCGGCGAGCGTCAACAGCGACCCGGCGCTCGCCGCGAACGCCACCGGGATGAGCAGCCGCGACGGCACGATCTTCGCGCGCGCCGCGACCACGACGACGACGGGCAGGAGCGCCGCGACGGCCCCGTTGATGCTGATGAACGCGGCGAGCACGGCGACGATGAGCGCGATGACCGCGGTGAGCCGCCCGCGGCGCACGCCGGCGCGGCCGATCACCTGGCGGCCGACCCACGCGGTCACGCCGGTCGCGTCGAGCGCCTCGCTCACCACGAAGAGCGAGGCGATGAACAGCACGGTCGGGTCGCCGAAGCCTGCGAGCGCCTCGGGCAGCGTGAGCACGCCGGTCGCCCAGAGCGCGATCGCCACGCCGATCGCGACGATGCCGATGGGCACGCGCCCCGAGACGAAGGCGACGATCGCGATGGCCAGGATCGCGAGGGTCGCGATGGCGGGATCCATTCCCCAACTCTAGGGGCGGCATCGGCGCGGCTAGGCTCGACAGGACATGGCACACCTCCTCGGCGCCGAGCGCCTGCACCTCGAATTCCCCACCCGCATCGTCTTCGACGAGGTGACCGTCGGGCTCGCCGACGGCGACCGGGTCGGCATCGTGGGGCGCAACGGCGACGGCAAGTCGACGCTGCTGAAGCTGCTCGCCGGCCGCCTCGAACCGGATTCGGGGCGGGTCACGCAGCGGCGTGGCATCCGTATCGGCATGCTCGACCAGGCCGACACCGTGGATCCCGACCTGACCGTCGCCCAGGCCGTGGTCGGCGGCATCGACGAGCACGTGTGGGCCGGCGACGCGAAGGTGCGCGACGTGATCGCGGGCCTGCTCGGCGACGTGCCGTGGCAGGGGCGCGTCGGCGACCTCTCGGGCGGCCAGCGCCGTCGGGTCGGGCTCGCCGCGCTGCTCGTGGGGGAGTGGGACGTGGTGTTCCTCGACGAGCCCACGAACCACCTCGACGTCGAGGGCATTGCGTGGCTCGCCGGGCATGTGAAGCAGCGCTGGGCGAGCGGACAGGGTGCGCTCGTCGTCGTCACGCACGATCGGTGGTTCCTCGACGAGGTGTGCACCGTGACGTGGGAGGTGCACGACGGCGTCGTCGAGCCGTTCGAGGGCGGGTACGCCGCGTACATCCTGCAGCGCGTCGAGCGCGACCGGATGGCGGCGGCCACCGAGGCCCGCCGGCAGAACCTGATGCGCAAGGAGCTCGCGTGGCTTCGCCGTGGCGCGCCGGCGCGCACGTCGAAGCCGAAGTTCCGCATCGATGCGGCGAACCAGCTCATCGAGGACGTGCCGCCGCCGCGAAACCGGGTCGAACTCGATCGGCTCGCCGTCGCACGCCTCGGCAAGGACGTCGTCGACCTGCTCGACGCGGGCGTGGAGTACCCCGCGCCCGGCGGCGGCACCCGCACCGTGCTGCGCGACGTCGAGTGGCGCATCGCGCCCGGTGAGCGCACCGGGATCCTCGGCGTCAACGGCGCCGGCAAGTCGACGCTGCTGGGCCTCGTCACCGGTGCGGTCGCCCCGACGAGCGGTCGGGTGAAGCGCGGCAAGACCGTGCGCATCGCGACCCTCAGCCAGGAGCTCGACGAACTCGCCCGCTACGCCGACCACCGGGTGAGCGCGGTCGTCGCCGAACAGCGCTCGAGCTACACCATCGGCGCGGGCTCGAAGGCGGTCGAGCTCACCCCCGGGCAGCTGCTGGAGCGCCTCGGCTTCTCGAGCCGCCAGCTCGCGACGCCCGTGCGCGACCTATCCGGAGGCCAGAAGCGGCGCCTGCAGCTGCTGCTCATCCTGCTGCAGGAGCCGAATGTGCTCATCCTCGACGAGCCGACCAACGACCTCGACACCGACATGCTCGCCGCCATCGAGGATCTGCTCGACTCGTGGCCCGGCACCCTCCTCGTCGTCTCGCACGACCGGTACCTCGTCGAGCGCGTCACCGACCAGCAGTACGCGATCCTCGACGGGCACCTGCGGCATCTGCCCGGCGGCGTCGAGGAGTACCTGCGGCTGCGAGCCGGGCAGGTCCAGGCCGGTACGGATGCCTCGCCGGCACGTGCGACCGCTCCGATCCCTCCGGCCCATTCGGCCCCTCCGGCCGGTTCGGCCTTGGAGGGCGCGGCTCGCCGCGCCGCCGAGAAGGAGCTCTCGTCGATCGACCGCCGGCTCGAGAAGCTGCAGGCGCAGATCGCCGAGCACCATGAGAAGCTCGCCCGCCACGACCAATCCGACTACGTGGGCCTCGGCGTGCTCGGCGACGAACTCGGTGACCTCGAAGCATCCGTCGCCGATCTCGAGACCCGCTGGCTCGAGCTGTCGGAGCAGCTGGAAAGCTGACGCCTGCTCAGTCTTCTTCGTCGAGGATTCTGCGTCATACGGTGACATGTTGGCCGAGCCGTCGCAGATCCTGCACCTAGTCTTGATCCCGAGCTCGTGCCACGGCGGCACCGATCCGCGCCCGACCAGGCGCTCGTGATCGGTGCCGTTTCCCGTTCACCGCCACCAGCGCCCGGCCGAGCCCGACCAGAAAGGGATCCAATGTCACAGCGCACCATCCGTCGCGGCGTCGTCGCCGCGCTCGCCGCACTTCCGATCGCCGCGCTCCTGGCCGGCTGCGCCACCTCCGCGGGCTCCGAGGCCGACGGCGGCTCGAGCGATGAACCCATCACCATCGGTGTCGTCGGTGCGAGCGACCCCTACTGGGCCACCTACGCCGAGGCCGCGGCCGACGCCGGCATCCCGGTCGAGATCGTCGACTTCGCCGAGTACACGCAGCCCAACCCGGCGCTCACCGAGGGCGAGATCGACCTCAACCAGTTCCAGCACATCGTGTACCTCGCCACCTACAACGAAGCGGCCGGCGAAGACCTGCAGCCGATCGGCTCGACCGCCATCTACCCGCTCGGGCTCTACTCGACCAAGTACGACTCGGTCGACGACATCCCCGACGGCGAGACCGTCGCGATCCCGAACGACGAGTCGAACCAGGCCCGCGGCCTGCTCGTGCTGCAGTCGGCCGGTCTCGTGTCGCTCAAGGGCGGCGGCAGCATCTTCTCGACCGTCGACGACATCGACGAGGCGAAGTCGCGCGTCAAGGTGACCACCCTCGAGGCGACGCTCACCCCGACCTCGCTGCCCGACGTGGCCGCCGCGATCATCAACAACGACTTCATCGCCGACGCGGGCCTCGAAGCCTCCGACGCGATCGCGCAGGACGACCCGAGCGACCCGAACGCGCTGCCGTACGTGAACATCTTCGCGGCCCGCGCCGACGACGTCGACAACCCGACCTACCAGAAGCTCGTCGAGATCTACCAGGACACCCAGGCCGTCCAGGACGGCGTGCTCGAGAACTCGGGCGGCACCGCGGTGCTGCTGAAGACCCCGGTCGACGACCTGGTCGCCTCGCTCAAGAAGGTGCAGGCCGACATCGCGGCCAAGGGCTGAGGCTCGGGTTCAGTACGCTTCGCCTCAGATCCCGTCGGATGACCCGGTGCGAACCTCGCCCGGGTCATCCGGCGTGACATCCGATTCCCTCCCCGCGCAGCTCGCGCAGAAACCACGCACCGCATGGCACTCGTCGAACTCCGGGACGTCGTGAAGACGTACCCGCCCACCACGCGCGACGGCGACCCCGTCGTCGCCGTCGACCACGTCGACCTCGACATCCACGAGGGCGACGTGTTCGGCGTCATCGGCTACTCGGGCGCCGGCAAGTCGACGCTCGTGCGGCTCGTCAACGCGCTCGAACCGGCGACCTCGGGTCGCATCTCGATCGCCGGAACCGACCTCACCGCGCTGCCCGAACGCGACCTGCGTCGTGAGCGGCTCGGCATCGGAATGATCTTCCAGCAGTTCAACCTCTTCTCGTCACGCACCGTCGCGGGCAACATCGCGTACCCGCTGCATGTGGCGGGCCGGCCGCGCGCCGAGATTCGTGCGCGGGTCGACGAGCTGCTCGGGTTCGTCGGCCTCGGCGACAAGGCGAAGCAGTACCCCGAGCAGCTCTCTGGCGGGCAGAAGCAGCGCGTCGGCATCGCACGGGCGCTCGCGACCGCGCCCCGGCTGCTGCTGGCCGACGAGGCGACGAGCGCGCTCGACCCCGAGACCACGCACGAGGTGCTCGACCTGCTGCGCACCGTGAACCGCGACCTCGGCATCACGATGGTCGTGATCACCCACGAGATGGATGTCATCCAGAACCTCGCGACCAAGGTCGCCGTGATGGAGCAGGGTCGCGTGATCGAGCAGGGCGAGGTGTTCGAGGTGTTCTCGCGGCCCGAGCACCCCGCGTCGCGTCGGTTCGTGTCGACCGTCATCAAGGGCGTGCCGTCGCCCGACGAGCTCGCCGGTCTGCGCGCGCGGCATCGCGGGCGGATCGTGACGGTGTCATTCCACGACGGCGGTGCCGCGCAGGCCGAGGTCTTCGTCGAACTCGCCCGCGCCGGCATCGCCTTCGAACTCGTCTACGGCGGCGTCAACGACATCCAGGGTCGCGCGTTCGGTCACCTGACACTCTCGCTCGAGGCATCCGACCGGGTGATCGACGAGACCCTCGCCCGCCTGCGCGATCGCGTCGAGATCGTGGAGGCCGCCTGATGGACGTGCGTATGCCCGTGAACGATCTGCGCTCGCAGGACGCTGTGGAGGCCGCCTGATGGACGTGCTCATCCCCCTGCTGCCCAAGCTCTTCGAGGCGACCCTCGAGACGCTGAACATCGTCGTCTGGTCGATGCTGTTCGGTGGGCTCGGCGGCCTCGTCATCGGCCTGGGGCTCTACTCGACGCGGGCCGGCAACCTGTTCGCGAACCGGTTCGTGTTCGGGGTGCTGAACGTGGTCGTCAACATCTTCCGGCCGATCCCGTTCATCATCTTCCTCGCCGCGGCTCAGCCGCTCGCGCGACTCGTGGTCGGCAAGGGCATCGGCGACCCCGCGTTCATCTTCATGGTGTCGCTCGCGGCGATGTTCGGCATCAGCCGGATCGTCGAGCAGAACCTGCTCACGGTGTCGCCGGGCGTGATCGAGGCGGCGAAAGCGGCCGGCGCGGGGCCGTGGCGCATCACGTTCACGATCGTGATCCCCGAGGCGCTCGGGCCGCTGATCCTGGGCTACACGTTCGTGTTCGTCGCGATCGTCGACATGTCGGCTCTCGCGGGGCTCATCGGCGGTGGTGGGCTCGGGACGTTCGCGATCCAGTACGGCTTCCGGCAGTTCGAGCCGGTGGTCACCTGGGCGGCGCTGATCCTCGTGATCCTGCTCGTGCAAGCGGTGCAGTTCCTCGGCAATCGCCTGGCGCGGGTGGTGCTGCGGCGCTGAGGCCGGTCCACTCCTCCCCAGGAGGGGAGGAAGTGCCGGATGTCACACCTCACGCGTTCCGGCGGAATCTGCGCGCCGACTCGCGCGAGCATCGTCGGCATGACGATTCCCGCTGACGAAGCCGCCCTCATTCCGCTCACCGACGACGACGCACTGCAGCGCCGGGTCGCCGACCTGTTGCAGTCCGCGTTCCGGCGCCAGTGGTGGACCCTCTACCTCGATGCCGACGGCCGTCAACTGCCGGTCATCATGCCGATGGCGGGGTATCCGCACGACCCGACCGAACCCGTCAGCGACGAGGGCGGGTTCTCGGGCACCGCGGCCCAGTTGCTCGCCGACCGTCTCGCCATGATGGTCGAGGAGCTCGGGGCTGCGAGCGTCGTGTTCGTCTGGGAGCGTCCCGGCTCCGCCGTGTCGACCCCGGCCGATCGTGCCTGGGCGCGCGAGCTCGCCGACGCGTGCCGCGCCGAAGAGGTGCCCGTGCGAGCGCAGTTCATCGCGCACTCGCGAGGCATCCGCTGGTTCGCGCCCGACGACTACGCGTGAGGTCGGCTGGATGACGCGGAGGGGCGAGAGCGCTCAGAACGGCGGTTCGGGCGGATACCCGAGCGCGGCCGTCGGCGCTGCATCGCCCGGCGACGCCGCTCGAGGTGCGGCGCCTACCGGATTCGGATCTCGATCGATGCCGTCGGAGCCTGCGTCGGGGAACCGCGTGACCGTCGTCGCACCTCGCGCCAGGGCTCGCATCGCCGTGGCCGGCTTCGTGACGTAGGTGCGCCCGGTGAGCGACCGCCACTCGAGGACGCCGTCGGAACGGTGACGCACCGACCAGGCCGACTCGTGCTTCAGATGGTGGTGCCCGGGGCAGAGGTGCGCGAGATTGTCGAACGCCGTACGGCCGCCGTCGGCGAAATCGTCGGTGTGGTCGAGGTCGCAGCGGGCCGCCCGGCGATTGCAGCCCGGGAACCGACAGGTCTCATCGCGCACCCGCAGCCATCTGCTGAGGTCGGCTGGCGGGCGGTAGACCGTGCGGTCGAGGTCGAGGACGACCCCATCGACGGGATGGGTGAGCAGCCGGGTGAACGACGGCGCCTGTGCCGCGAGCCGACGTGCGACCTCGGGTGCGATGGGGCCGTACCCGTCGAGCTCGCCGGGGGCATCCTCGACACCGAGCAGCGTGAGCACGGGCACTGTGACATGCACCGTCGGCCGCGCTGTGGCGGCCGCGACATGGAACGCCTCGCCGACCGGCGGCACCGCCGAGCGAAGCAGGTCGCGCGCGACGTCGGCGCGGATCTGCGCGGGCGTGCGCGGGTCGTCGGCGTCAGCCGCGTCGGCGGCGACCCGCTCGACGCGGTCGCAGATGAGCATCGCGTCGGAAGCATCGAGATGCAGATGCAGATGCAGCCAGGCCATGCCGTCGGCGGCGTAGTCGATCTCCCCGGCGCCCAGAGCTGCGAAGGTCGCGGGTAGCTGCGCGCACAGCGACCACGCCTCGTCGATGAGGCGCAGCATGGTGCGCTCGGCGATGCGCAGAGCGGTTGCGAGTTCGCTCGTCACCGCCCGCCGCGCCATCTCGTGGCGCCGCTCGACGGACAACGCGGGGGATCTGAACGCGTCGGCATGGTGCAGCGCGTACTCGACGGCCGCGTGGATGATGCCCACCTGCACCGACTTCTGCATCGCCTCGATGCGCCGGGCCTGCGCGGCGGCATCGACGAGGGCGCCGAGCCTGTCTTGCGCGATCACGTACGGAGACCGCGCATCGAACGCGGCGACCGCCGGAGACCCGGCGGCGGCCGGAGCAGCTGCGGTGTCGATGAGCATGCGGTCAGCCTACAGAGATGCGAACGTATGTTCGAGAGTTCTCCACCGTTCACCCGGCCCGTTCACCCGGCCCGACTGCATTCGCTCGTGGACCTCATCTCGATGCGCGCCTGCTCGTCTCCGCCCCGGGCGGTGAGCTCGATCACGATCAGGTCGCGACCGACGATGCGGATGTCGAGGTTCTCACGCGACTCGAGCGCGGTGACCCGCACCACCCAGCCGTCGGCTTCGGAGAACGCCTCCGAAAGGCCGGCCGACCAGCCCACCCGATCGAACGCGGGGTCGATCCCGACGACCCGCCGCACGTCGGCCTGGTCGCCGCGCCCGTCGAGCGGGCAGGCGGCACGGGTGATCTCCTCGGAGCGGTCGAGCACGATGGCCGCCGGAAGCGTGCCCTCGATCCGATCGAGATGCGCGGTGACCTTCGCGGTCGCAGCCTCGACGGTCGGCGGCTGCGGGTTCGGAACGAGCAGCGTCGCGACCCACGCGCCGATCGCGAGAAGGCCGACCGCGACGGCCAGCACGATCGTCGCCGTTGGCTTCGGTCGGGCTCGCGAGGGCATCAGCGATCGGCCGGGATGCTGCGGCGTCATCAATCGAACCCGAGACTCAGCTTGCGCAGCAGCGACGCCAGCCGCCGCTGCTCGCCCGACGGCAGCCCGGCGAGCAGCTCGGCTTCGGCGTCGACGAGTCGGGTGATCGCGGCATCGACGCGGGTCAGTCCGGCCGCGCTCATCTCGACGAGGATGCCGCGCCCGTCGTGCGGATCGGTCTGCCGACTCACGAGCCCTCGGGACACGAGCCGGTCGATGCGGTTCGTCATCGTGCCGCTCGAGACCAGCGTCTGCTGCAGCAGCGCTTTCGGGCTGAGCCGGTAGGGCGCGCCGGCGCGGCGCAGCGCCGACAGCACATCGAACTCCCACGACTCCAGTCCCGACTGGGTGAACGCGTGCTTGCGCGCGCGGTCGAGGTGCTTCGAGAGGCGGTCGACGCGCGAGAACACCTGCAGCGGCGCGAAATCGAGGTCGCCGCGCTCGCGCTCCCAGTCGCCGACGATCCGGTCCACCTCGTCGCTGTCCGCCATGAGCACATTCTGGCAGGCGGGCTGGCAGGCAGGCAGCGAGGCAGCGGGAGAGACACCCGGATGCCTCGTGGCAGACTTGAGGGCGTGCCCGGCGGGTTCCGACCCGCGCCCGAGGCGCGATCCGCCATGGTGTAACGGCAGCACGACAGCCTTTGGAGCTGTGAGGACCAGGTTCGAATCCTGGTGGCGGAGCATGACCGATCAGAACCTCGCGATCATCGTCCTGGCCGCCGGTCAGGGCACCCGCATGAAGTCCGCACTGCCGAAGGTCCTGCACCCGCTCGCGGGCGCTCCGATCGTGGCGCACGTGCTCGCGACCGCGCGCGCCCTCGACGCCGCCGAGGTGCTCGCGGTCGTGCGGCACGAGCGCGACCTCGTCGCCGAGGCGATCGAGGCCGAGTTCCCCGGCACGTCGATCGTCGACCAGGACGAGGTGCCCGGCACCGGCCGCGCGGTCGAGCTCGCGTTCGAGGCACTGCCCGAGGGCTTCGACGGCGAGGTGCTGGTGCTGAACGGCGACGTGCCGCTGCTGAACGCCGACACCCTCGCCGCGTTCGTGCAGCAGCATCGCGCGGCAGGCGTCGCGGCATCCGTCCTCTCCGCCCGGTTCGCCGACCCGACCGGCTACGGGCGTATCGTGCGCGATGCATCCGGCGCCTTCGACCGCATCGTCGAGCAGAAAGACGCGTCCGATGCCGAGCGCGCGATCGACGAGATCAACGCGGGCGTGTACGCGTTCGGAGCGGGCGCGCTGCGCGACCAGCTCGCGAACCTCACCACCGAGAACGCGCAGGGCGAGAAGTACCTGACCGACCTGATCGGGCTGCTGCGGTCGGCCGGCAGCGAGGTCGAGGCGGTGCCGGTCTCGGAGCCGTGGCTCGTCGCCGGCATCAACGACCGGGCGCAGCTCGCCGAGACCGCCGCCCGTCTGAACGCGCTCATCGTGCGCGGCTGGCAGCTCGCGGGCGTCACGATCGAAGACCCTGCGACCACCTGGATCGACCTCGCGGTGCGCATCGAGCCCGACGCGACCATCCGGCCCGGCACGCAGCTGAAGGGCGCGACGCTCGTGCAGGCCGGCGCGATCGTCGGCCCAGACACGACGCTCGTCGACTGCGAGATCGGCCCGCGCGCCGAGGTCAAGCGCACGGATGCCACGCTCGCGGTCGTCGGCGAGGCGGCATCCGTCGGACCCTTCGCCTACCTGCGGCCCGGCACCGTGCTCGGCGCCGACGGCAAGATCGGCACCTTCGTCGAGACGAAGAACGCGACGATCGGGCACGGCAGCAAGGTGCCCCACCTCAGCTACATCGGCGACACCGAGATCGGCGTCGAATCGAACGTCGGTGCCGGCTCGATCACCGCGAACTACGACGGCGTGAACAAGCACCGCACCGAGATCGGCTCGCACGTGCGCACGGGGTCGCACGGTGTCTTCGTCGCGCCCGTTAGGATTGGTGACGGCGCGTACACGGGGGCGGGCACGGTCGTCCGAAAGGATGTCCCTGCCGGATCTCTCGCGGTGAACGTCGCGCCGCAGCGCAACATCGAAGGGTGGGTCCTCGCCCACCGGGCCGGCACTGCTGCCGCGGAGGCCGCGGCGCAGGCCGGGCAGGGCGAGAACGGCACCGACTGAGCCCGGCCGGGGCCGGCGGAAGGACAGCACACATGTCGGGAATCGAGACCGCCGGATCCAAACGACTGGTGCTGGTCTCGGGCCGTGCGCATCCCGCGCTCGCCGAGTCGATCGCCGAAGAACTCGGCAGCGAGCTCGTACCCACCGATGCGCGCACGTTCGCGAACGGCGAGATCTATGCGCGCTACGACGAGAGCGTGCGCGGTGCCGACGCGTTCGTGATCCAGTCGCACACGTCTCCGATCAACGAGTGGCTCATGGAGCAGCTCATCATGGTCGACGCGCTGAAGCGGGCCTCCGCGAAGCGCATCACCGTGGTCGCGCCGTTCTACCCCTATGCCCGGCAAGACAAGAAGGGCCGCGGTCGCGAGCCGATCTCGGCCCGGCTCGTGGCCGACCTGTTCAAGGCCGCCGGGGCCGACCGCATCATGAGCGTCGACCTGCACGCGGCGCAGATCCAGGGCTTCTTCGACGGC
Proteins encoded in this window:
- a CDS encoding SLC13 family permease, which encodes MDPAIATLAILAIAIVAFVSGRVPIGIVAIGVAIALWATGVLTLPEALAGFGDPTVLFIASLFVVSEALDATGVTAWVGRQVIGRAGVRRGRLTAVIALIVAVLAAFISINGAVAALLPVVVVVAARAKIVPSRLLIPVAFAASAGSLLTLAGTPVNPLVSDTAVAAGGRAFGFFEFALIGVPIVLCTTAIVALAGGRLLPERRPATVEGSRDTEEAARTFRDEYAVSLDTTSLFTADEGVTEVLIAPRSPLIGRRVCAGMRTLREDLLILAVRRGDDGGPNATQADPAGYLTLRAGDAVLVQGPWPALERYVQSPEVIAVSAPGTLQRGVPFSRGAWRSVIILAAMVVLLATGLVPPAVAGLAAAGALVLTGVLSVPQVYRSISWTTVVLIAGMIPLSTAIVSTGAAEWFADLAVAMTGGASPHLVLLVLCVVTVALGQFISNVATVLVVAPIAVSVSAMLDVSVQPFMMALTVAGAAAFLTPIATPVNLMVMQPGGYRFGDYWRLGLPLAIVFIAFAVLVVPLIWPF
- a CDS encoding methionine ABC transporter ATP-binding protein — protein: MALVELRDVVKTYPPTTRDGDPVVAVDHVDLDIHEGDVFGVIGYSGAGKSTLVRLVNALEPATSGRISIAGTDLTALPERDLRRERLGIGMIFQQFNLFSSRTVAGNIAYPLHVAGRPRAEIRARVDELLGFVGLGDKAKQYPEQLSGGQKQRVGIARALATAPRLLLADEATSALDPETTHEVLDLLRTVNRDLGITMVVITHEMDVIQNLATKVAVMEQGRVIEQGEVFEVFSRPEHPASRRFVSTVIKGVPSPDELAGLRARHRGRIVTVSFHDGGAAQAEVFVELARAGIAFELVYGGVNDIQGRAFGHLTLSLEASDRVIDETLARLRDRVEIVEAA
- a CDS encoding ABC-F family ATP-binding cassette domain-containing protein; the protein is MAHLLGAERLHLEFPTRIVFDEVTVGLADGDRVGIVGRNGDGKSTLLKLLAGRLEPDSGRVTQRRGIRIGMLDQADTVDPDLTVAQAVVGGIDEHVWAGDAKVRDVIAGLLGDVPWQGRVGDLSGGQRRRVGLAALLVGEWDVVFLDEPTNHLDVEGIAWLAGHVKQRWASGQGALVVVTHDRWFLDEVCTVTWEVHDGVVEPFEGGYAAYILQRVERDRMAAATEARRQNLMRKELAWLRRGAPARTSKPKFRIDAANQLIEDVPPPRNRVELDRLAVARLGKDVVDLLDAGVEYPAPGGGTRTVLRDVEWRIAPGERTGILGVNGAGKSTLLGLVTGAVAPTSGRVKRGKTVRIATLSQELDELARYADHRVSAVVAEQRSSYTIGAGSKAVELTPGQLLERLGFSSRQLATPVRDLSGGQKRRLQLLLILLQEPNVLILDEPTNDLDTDMLAAIEDLLDSWPGTLLVVSHDRYLVERVTDQQYAILDGHLRHLPGGVEEYLRLRAGQVQAGTDASPARATAPIPPAHSAPPAGSALEGAARRAAEKELSSIDRRLEKLQAQIAEHHEKLARHDQSDYVGLGVLGDELGDLEASVADLETRWLELSEQLES
- a CDS encoding HNH endonuclease signature motif containing protein, coding for MLIDTAAAPAAAGSPAVAAFDARSPYVIAQDRLGALVDAAAQARRIEAMQKSVQVGIIHAAVEYALHHADAFRSPALSVERRHEMARRAVTSELATALRIAERTMLRLIDEAWSLCAQLPATFAALGAGEIDYAADGMAWLHLHLHLDASDAMLICDRVERVAADAADADDPRTPAQIRADVARDLLRSAVPPVGEAFHVAAATARPTVHVTVPVLTLLGVEDAPGELDGYGPIAPEVARRLAAQAPSFTRLLTHPVDGVVLDLDRTVYRPPADLSRWLRVRDETCRFPGCNRRAARCDLDHTDDFADGGRTAFDNLAHLCPGHHHLKHESAWSVRHRSDGVLEWRSLTGRTYVTKPATAMRALARGATTVTRFPDAGSDGIDRDPNPVGAAPRAASPGDAAPTAALGYPPEPPF
- a CDS encoding MetQ/NlpA family ABC transporter substrate-binding protein yields the protein MSQRTIRRGVVAALAALPIAALLAGCATSAGSEADGGSSDEPITIGVVGASDPYWATYAEAAADAGIPVEIVDFAEYTQPNPALTEGEIDLNQFQHIVYLATYNEAAGEDLQPIGSTAIYPLGLYSTKYDSVDDIPDGETVAIPNDESNQARGLLVLQSAGLVSLKGGGSIFSTVDDIDEAKSRVKVTTLEATLTPTSLPDVAAAIINNDFIADAGLEASDAIAQDDPSDPNALPYVNIFAARADDVDNPTYQKLVEIYQDTQAVQDGVLENSGGTAVLLKTPVDDLVASLKKVQADIAAKG
- a CDS encoding methionine ABC transporter permease is translated as MDVLIPLLPKLFEATLETLNIVVWSMLFGGLGGLVIGLGLYSTRAGNLFANRFVFGVLNVVVNIFRPIPFIIFLAAAQPLARLVVGKGIGDPAFIFMVSLAAMFGISRIVEQNLLTVSPGVIEAAKAAGAGPWRITFTIVIPEALGPLILGYTFVFVAIVDMSALAGLIGGGGLGTFAIQYGFRQFEPVVTWAALILVILLVQAVQFLGNRLARVVLRR
- a CDS encoding MarR family winged helix-turn-helix transcriptional regulator → MADSDEVDRIVGDWERERGDLDFAPLQVFSRVDRLSKHLDRARKHAFTQSGLESWEFDVLSALRRAGAPYRLSPKALLQQTLVSSGTMTNRIDRLVSRGLVSRQTDPHDGRGILVEMSAAGLTRVDAAITRLVDAEAELLAGLPSGEQRRLASLLRKLSLGFD
- a CDS encoding 4-(cytidine 5'-diphospho)-2-C-methyl-D-erythritol kinase; its protein translation is MTIAATDEAVHVRAPGKINLFMRVGELDADGYHDVATAYQAVSLYEDLRAWPSDEFTVAFTGSVDTTGLPADRTNLAIRAARLLARTAGVPGGVHLEIDKHVPIAGGMGGGSADAAAALVACDALWGTALSKDDLHAMAAELGADVPFALTGGTAIGTGRGDRLSPALATGSFHWVLVVADHGLSTPAVYAELDRIREEQLGTGRRGPAAAPAGSPVVDPEVLHALRAGDPELLARAVRNDLQHAALRLAPDLAELLDLGVSLGALSGLVSGSGPTVAFLTESAESAIELQVALSAARRTALHVHGPVGGTRIVHG